The segment CCAATAGTTCTTACCTTGATCAGCCTGTCCAATAGTTCTTACCTTGATCAGCCTGTCCAATAGTTCTTACCTTGATCAGCCTGTCCAGTAGTTCTTACCTTGATCAGTCTGTCCAGTAGTTCTTACCTTGATCAGCCTGTTCAGTAGTTCTTACCTTGATCAGCCTGTCCAATAGTTCTTACCTTGATCAGCCTGTCCAGTAGTTCTTACCTTGATCAGTCTGTCCAGTAGTTCTTACCTTGATCAGCCTGTTCAATAGTTCTTACCTTGATCAGCCTGTCCATTAGTTCTTACCTTGATCAGCCTGTCCAATAGTTCTTACCTTGATCAGCCTGTCCAATAGTTCTTACCTTGATCAGCCTGTCCAATAGTTCTTACCTTGATCAGCCTGTCCAATAGTTCTTACCTTGATCAGCCTGTCCAATAGTTCTTACCTTGATCAGCCTGTCCAATAGTTCTTACCTTGATCAGTCTGTCCAGTAGTTCTTACCTTGATCAGCCTGTTCAATAGTTCTTACCTTGATCAGCCTGTCCAATAGTTCTTACCTTGATCAGCCTGTCCAGTAGTTCTTACCTTGATCAGCCTGTCCAGTAGTTCTTACCTTGATCAGCCTGTTCAATAGTTCTTACCTTGATCAGCCTGTCCAATAGTTCTTACCTTGATCAGCCTATCCAATAGTTCTTACCTTGATCAGCCTGTCCAATAGTTCTTACCTTGATCAGCCTGTCCAATAGTTCTTACCTTGATCAGCCTGTCCAGTAGTTCTTACCTTGATCAACCTGTCCAATAGTTCTTACCTTGATCAGCCTGTCCAATAGTTCTTACCTTGATCAGCCTGTCCAATAGTTCTTACCTTGATCAGCCTGTCCAGTAGTTCTTACCTTGATCAACCTGTCCAATAGTTCTTACCTTGATCAGCCTGTCCAATAGTTCTGTTCCATTCTTCACATTCTGGTCTGTGTCTGATGTCAACTACAACATTCATTATACCAAACTCACAGTCTTACATCATGAAGAACAAGTGTAACTTACTAAATTCTGTTTATGATTAACTTCAGTTCTTAAGGAAAATATAGAGCAgtcttattttttatatctattgTTTGTTTAACACCCCCTCCCCACCCCCCACGAAAAATGACCACAAAACTCAAGAACATTTGAAGAATCTATAATAAAGGAATtacatgctctctctctctctctctctctctctctctctctctctctctctctctctctctctctctctctctctctctctctctctctctctctctctcagacagGGCACAAACTTTGATGTAACAGGTTGCTCTCTACCTTACTAATTCCAACAAAAATCTCGTTGAAGTAGGGCAGCACAAACCCGCGGCAGACCTTGACAATGTTGTACAGAGCCTCACAAGCATAGTACCGCACTCGACTGTCTGCATCGTGGAATGAGGACAGCACGGGTTGGACTAGTTCCCTCACGTAGTGCTGAGATTCCTACATAACAGCAGaatcaaataatgaaattaagcTGGAAGTGCATACAATTCACGAGATATGTGTATGTACCAGATAACATAAAATTGCATTATTTGTTAGGGATATTTAGCTGAATCAAATATTGAACAAAGTTTCCCAAAGTCAATCCTTCTTTTAATGTCACCTATCAAAGGaggctgtcctttaaaaaaaacaacaaatactaATGAAtctatattataataaaattacacttttCGTTTGCCTTTACTTTTGTTAACTGAAAAACTGCGCTCTGTAAGAATATAATACAtggaatatacagtaaaacacgctaataatgaagtcccagggacggacAATTTTACTTCgatataagcgtaattcgttatatccgtcaagtttacaacatgaaataaagtcacagggaatgaaaatcacttcgctgtaagcgtcaattcattataagcgtgttcgctataaccgtgttttactgtatttggaATACACACTAAAGTTGTTTTTACAAATGCAAgaataaatcattaaacaatTACTAGAACCCTACCTCTTTTAGAAATATTCACagtttttcattaatatcaaacaaacaaaaattcatttcctTAAATTTATCATGCACTTTTTCCTCCCTCTCTCATacttttagttttcttatttttcaatgacttcaaaagaaaaataaattaaggaCAGCTGTATTACTTCACTGCCTTGAACTCTGACCTTTCCGAGCCCAATCGCGGTAGCTGCCAAACCGATGGCTCCACCTTTCCTGGCATTGGGGTGATTAGACAGGGCAAAGTCCTCTCCCAGAACCTTTAGAATCCTTCGGATCTTGACAGGGTCATTGGCAATCACAAATTCTTTCACTAACcttgaaaatcaaatttaaatagtGTAACAACATCTGAAACAAAATTATaaccttttatttgaatttctcCCACATGTGTAGCTCTAAAAGTGTGCAAAATGATAACTATATGTATAAGTTATACATGTGCTAATAAAAGTATTctaattcaaaaaagatttgaaAGCATCATTCCAGTATATTACTGGTAAtaattgttgaataaaatatacAGTTTCAATCAGATTTATATATAGAACTCATAGGATGTAAGTAAAGTAACAAAACAGGTTCTTACTCTCATTATGATATTATCCCTTGAGAAAAATTATGAAGCAGTTCTTAGTTACATGTTACATGCACATGATTGAAGAAAGAAATTGATATTACAAGTAATAACCAATGAACTTGaatattgcattaaaaaataaggaatcgttctttaagtattatgaggtaataatttcggtcgggacatgatcaaatccaataaagcctgaagggctttatgaaagattttatcacaccccgaccgaaattatcccttcataatactcaaaagaatgattccttattatgtatatttatattattttcagccattgtacgatttaaaatttaaagattaatatgcaaaccccgctggcaCCCCAATTATACATCATTTGAAGTTAATGGACTGTATAGTTCAAAATCaatatgtagtgttatcacaggcaaagacactgaaagacgtaatatttcaaaatagctatcttcattgacaagttCACTTTTGAAATTGGTTCCATTCTCCTCATAACCCTAACTGGGATTTAGTTTCAATTTGAAATAGGGTAATTTAACCATGCATTGGacacataccttggatcggacaactttggttaaaaacatacaaataaatgtgcaagCGCTCATGTGTATTTTGTATATCCCTGAATTAGAACTAATGAACTTTATCTGACATtcacattgtcaaagaaatagcaatataGGCATCGTAGAATGATGTAAAATATGCCATCATTGAAAATTTACTTACGAAGTTTAATcacaaaacatttttgaatattGTGCAAAAATTGATTGTGAATTAGTGAAAATGCAATCTTTAcctaaaataataagaaagaagtaagttatgaaacaaaatatgatgaaaataagtctaagaaatttaaacaattaatgtcaaggtcatttttgctccatatattcatttcaccatggatcaAATTTCTGCATGTAACCATGCATATTGGACAGTTTTCAATGCATGATTTCTtctaataattaaaatgataggTGCCCATTTCTTGTAATATACtttaaatgtgaaataaaattcaaattttaaaataatagatacaaacattttccttAGACCACTTAAAATTCGAGTTTTACGGACACAGCCTTCCTGTAGTAGATGGCACGACAAGGAACCCCTcatgataaatattcctttaaacagTTCTAAGCAATAGTCAAAATTCCTGACTGTAGATTCAAGGATTTATATTAAAAGAAATCTAAATACCTGGTAGCAATTGAATAAGTTTATTTTTCTGaacctttgtatttttgcattaaaacaaaaaaatgttgttattatTAATCTCTACTATATAGCTGTCTgatgcttggtaaatattggCCGAGACATGGTGAAATAGTTCAACACttcattaatttgctttattttctacatttttaacatttttactattGTTTCTCCAAAAACTAAGCAAGGGGAAAACCagtaacttttaaaacaagttttattcatatttggACGATATTTGATGGGTGTcaacgcgggggtgttaaggaagcatatgggcaatatgccgtcttattttgactgttgtattcaaaatcgtgaaattagataattattttgaaaaagatcaaaaacttagtattatcctttaaaatagatgtcagtgcaataaaatcgggtagtacatcactgccacattggtgcattatcacgtgacaactataaatagcttacgtatattccttaacataaaatgagatagaacaacactaccccgcggtttccaaaataaaataaacataccaagtgaaggcaaaccatttcagtttaatcaaaaccgctgctagaatcctatgtttttcctttttaaaaagttattcatccggttctcgtaaaaccttcccaagttttataaagtttgcacggaaaacggcaaattgcattaaaacaacacacaacatgggattctagcagcacttttcaatttaagcattgatcaaactaacgatacgtataaaatttcaagttcaatatacacggggtagtgttgttctagtcggatttttatatcgtaaacaacgacagaggaaagcctggccgagaaataaaataaaatttacataccttttagcgaatgattgataaaactaacatctcccccattattcttatgttcaattctcaataaatcaaaccacaatactttattagagttcttagattagttatattttgaatatgtttacaatgctttccgatcaaatcacacgacattcaacttttagtcatgacgtcatcaatgtgtaaatctacgtaatacaaactaatttctggcaaaaattgtcttcagtatttttatttgtttttggtctacgtttcgttgctcatatatttgaatatgtatataataactaagatttgtgatatcacggaattacatgtaactcagatatcatatgcttccttaacacccccgcgaatGGGATGATTTTCCTTTGTATATGGTAAAATGTATTATCATTGTAAATATAGCAAACACACTTGCATCCATGAATCAGTATATAACCAAAGCTCATGTTTGGTACAGAAACATAGTGAAAATAGCGACCTTGAACTGTGATGACGCTTACCTCTCGACTTCTAAAGCTCCTGTCTTCCTTTTTTCGTACAGTTTATCATTTAAGTTTCGAACACACTGAGGACTAAGTGGTGCATATTCTTTGTCGTTCATATTTAATCAATTTTGTAGTCATTTTATTTAGGCCTCGGTTACACCGCCAAATTATCTGGGCGCAGCCATCTTGCGTGTCACGTGAATAGAATGTCTTGTGCTTACAACAATTTATGTCGTGTAAAAATAgtacaacaaaatatttcagcattaaatttcaaatgtataactttttgaaattaataagaACTGTTTGCGATcagaaaatgataatttaactAATATTTGCTGGAATTCTTCTCTATTTTGCGCGGATATGAATGGCATATGCGGCCTTGAAAACTGTCTGCTTTTGACAGAAAACAGCTGagatgttttacatgtaaatttaaatcGTCGCTACAAATAGACAGTTTCTTTATGGTGCACATCTATTCTTTCATTCAGAGAAGACCCCAATTTTCTCCTGATTATGACCGATACCGGTTGAACAATTATCTCTTACAAGAGTTGTCTTTATTGGATGCAGCAGATCAAAGATGGAGAGAGGCTGCGGCGACAGAGAGGAGAAATTGACAAAACAGTCACGGGAGGCCGCATCAGGCTCATCGTCCATCACAAACCCCAACTACTGCGGGCCGGAGGACGAGGATAGCCCGGGGGTCAGGGTTCAACAGATGCAGTGTGTGAATGAGGGCAGCATGGTGATAGTGTATTGTAACACAGACTACCTGTTCTCTTGTAGCGGGGCCATCAGGCTGCTTCAAGTGGTACATACTTTGATCatgtgtttttgttgttgtttgggttttttttttggtttttttttggggggtgggtggggtgggggggggggggtcgcatctgtattttttattcagatCTTGAGCATCATAATAAAGATAAGTATGAGGCTTTGAATAGATTGTACTAAACGTTAGCATTGTGTTTAttctaaaatttgttttaaagactAAAATTTAACCTtaatttagaatgaaatacttacagaattttaaaatatcagataAAGACATGATTGACACGTACATCATGCAGGGATAATCATGGAAGCTTATTGACTGCAGCAAGATCAAACGCAGctttaaatattgacaaattaaataatgtatGCAGGGTTATTTTTCCCCATGCTATTAAAAAATTGCTTTGAATTCACCGTCTTTTATTGACcattgataaatgatatattgataaatatatagaataacagaaaaaaaaataataaatggagTGGGTAGTCTAGATGACAAAGTGGATGTTCCCAgtacaaaataagaaaatagctgtagatcatattacatgtaatagaatATAAACACTAACAATAAAACAAGAAGCACTTTGGATAAAATGTAGAATAAAtcataataattgtttatttacagtATAGTTTTGTTGGTTTCAGGTGTTGCATAAAggtattgttttattatcacAATGACATTGATTTACATCCCGTTTTCCTTCATGCATTCCAATGATTTGATATCCCTGGCTTCAATTACACATCTCtacaattaaataataaataaatttactcATTTAAGACAATCTGAATCACAGCTATGTGATAATTAATCTCTACCAAAGCTATGTAATAACATTTACCAAAGCTTTGTGATAATTCTGTTCCCTGTTAATCCCTTAACTCCTGTCACCCTGATATTCTCTACCAATGGTATGTGATAATATCTACCAAAGCTATGTGATAATATCTACCAAAGCTTTGTGATAATTCTGTTCCCTGTTAATCCCTTAACTCCTGTCACCCTGATATTCTCTACCAATGGTATGTGATAATATCTACCAAAGCTATATGGGATAATATCTACCATAGCTTTGTGATAATTCTGTTCCTTGTTAATCCCTTAGCTCCAATGCTATGTGATAATCTCTATGCTATGTGATAATCTCTACGCTATGTGACAATAATTTTCCCCTGGTTAATTTCCTAGCTCCTGTCACTGTGCTGTTTGTTGAGTGTGGTGACCTGTGACGGACCGGATGGAGGGGACTTCCTGTCCCTCCCCAAGAGCTGGCCACTACGCCTCCTGGTGTTTGTAATCGTCTGGACCTCCCTCACTGGCCTCTGTCTGTGGGGGGTGAGGGTGACTGGAGCGGACCAGATGCTGCCCATTAGTTGGTGGCTTTTGGTATAGTctcttttcaaaattattctttgagttttaaaaaagattaggAGGCAAAGGTATGAACATACAGGCTAACCAATATTTCATAAAGAAATGTTAATATATTGCTTTATGCAAATGAGTAAATGTGAAATGTTTACTATGCATGCCAACTGAAATGTTCCAAAACTAATGTATATTCTGTTCTTAAACTGTCTTATATAAAGTAATCTTTTTAGCATCTATACAACAAAAATCTTAGTTAAATATTCCGATAATCTTCTGAAATTTTTGTATGAAGTGATACCATAGATTccaatagaatacaaaaaaataatgggaATTTTTATCCTGATTATTGAATATTCTGATATTAAGACTGCTACTTTCAGTGCATTTGTTGATGGTGTcatcaaacaatttcttttcatttgcaGGACTTCATTCTGTATTCCATTTTTTCACTCTCATACCTCATCTCTACATCTCTCCTTGCCAATTACATTGAACATCTGAAACTGATAGAAAACAGCCTGCCAGGAGACTTGATCACAAAATTTCTCATATCTGTTGTAAGTACTGGTAAAATTAAAAGCGATGAAATAAATGTGCATattgaaaatagattttatgTAGTGAGTACTGgttgaatttaaaattaagaagcTAAGTGATGaatttcaaatatgttttctaaagaaatatttgtttagTTGTATTAATTTTGGGGGGCGGGGgcaatgaaatgatttttttaccTACAACACTCGTTTGATTTTTTAAGCAAAGTGAGTGTTACTGTATTGCGAGCTTGCTCCTGTTTTCCAGGTATTGGGGTACCTCTGTGTTCTCCTGTACGGGCTGACTGCTCTTGTTGGATACAGAAGGTGGAGGATTCAGTGTCACTTGTTTAAAAGAAGGAAACTTTTGGAGTCTGAAGATTTTCTGGAAGTCTTGTAACTGTTCGCATCAAGGGGGAACAAACTGAGA is part of the Magallana gigas chromosome 3, xbMagGiga1.1, whole genome shotgun sequence genome and harbors:
- the LOC105336509 gene encoding uncharacterized protein, which translates into the protein MERGCGDREEKLTKQSREAASGSSSITNPNYCGPEDEDSPGVRVQQMQCVNEGSMVIVYCNTDYLFSCSGAIRLLQVLLSLCCLLSVVTCDGPDGGDFLSLPKSWPLRLLVFVIVWTSLTGLCLWGVRVTGADQMLPISWWLLDFILYSIFSLSYLISTSLLANYIEHLKLIENSLPGDLITKFLISVVLGYLCVLLYGLTALVGYRRWRIQCHLFKRRKLLESEDFLEVL